In Oncorhynchus clarkii lewisi isolate Uvic-CL-2024 unplaced genomic scaffold, UVic_Ocla_1.0 unplaced_contig_14141_pilon_pilon, whole genome shotgun sequence, the sequence gtctctacacctcgtaggggttatagtctctgcacctcgtaggggttatagcacctcgtaggggttatagcacctcgtaggggttatagtctacacctcgtaggggttatagtctctgcacctcgtaggggttatagtctctgcacctcgtaggggttatagtctacacctcgtagtggttatagtctctgcacctcgtaggggttatagtctctgcacctcgtaggggttatagggGTTATAGTCTGCACCTCGTAGtggttatagtctctgcacctcgtaggggttatagtctctgcacctcgtaggggttatagtctctgcacctcgtaggggttatagtctctgcacctcgtaggggttatagtctctgcacctcgtaggggttatagtctgcACCTCGTAGTGTATTTGCATGTATTGTAAGTTTCTTATAGCACTACCTTTTTATCAATGTGAGGTTAAAAGTGAATGGTTTGTTCTGGCTGAGGTTGGAAACTAACGCTAAagaactgtgtgtctgtgtgtgtgtcaggttgcAGACAGAGAGTCAACGGttagcggaggaggaggagaaactggagcagcagatgGAAGATGGCCGAGCtgtgagtgacacacacactatgtCTTACTATACTTGTGAAGACCTTTTGGGTACCAACAATTGATTCACATTTTTCCCCTAAACTCTAATTCTAAGccgaaaatatattttttacaagtCAGGACTGGCCTCACTTGGTTTACTACTCTTGTGAGGACATCTGGCACTAAAATgtgcacacctacacacacctacacacacctacacacacctacacacacctacagacacctacacacacctacacacacctacagacacctacacacacctacacacacctacagacacctacagacacctacacacacctacacacacctacagacactacacacacctacagacacagagagaattAGGATGGCCAAGCTGTgagtaacacacacaaacactcactgatgCACGCAGACCAATTGAATGGGCTAGCTAGAATACATGCTAGAACAAGCAGCCCCAATCATTACGTCCGTTCTTCCCACCAGTCCTGACCGACGAGGCTCCTTTCGGAGGAATAATACATTTTCCCATAATAATACGTTCATACAGCTTTGATGTAGCACCTCTCGTTCAGAAGTAGGAGCTTTACCAAGACCAAGCCCTCCGTGCATCAACAATGTACCACTTAGACGTGTGTAATCGCTCCACCTCAAGGCAACCGCGACTGTTTACCTCAGAATGACCTTGTATTTTACAACAAAGAATTCTCCTCCTCTTCAAGTCTTTTGTTTGTATTTCTTCTCCTAACCTTTGATTTTAGAGGTTGTAGAGACGGGAATCACACACTGTGCGTGTTGTTTAGTCTCATAGCCAAGGAGCAGACCGGTGAAGGTTGACTCGTATGATAGTGGGGGTTTTTGTGGCATGGCAGAGATGGGACTACCCTCAACACTGGGCTTTTGTTATAAAGGGGGTGTCCTCCCACCCTCTTTTAAAGGTCGACTCGGTGATCTGACGTAGAAGCAGAAAGTAAAACGGCATAGTGGGTTAATTTCCGTGACAACTAAGAGCGCTGAAGCGCGAGGCTCAACTTCTATGCTGTTTCGGTGCCCTGGCTACCAGGCTGTAACTGAGAGAACCCCGTACACACGCGCAGATACTGTGTGAGAGGGAAGTCTTTGCATCtcactcatctcaatatctgcggtgctgctTGTGGCAACGTCATTTCACTGAGTCTACCTTTTTAAAGTAGGGATATTAGGTATTGAGTAGTCGCTGGTGGATGGTGGGCCCTAAAGTCTCATTAGCTCCCTCTTGTGGGTTGAAAATGCGTGAACGACATTGCTCATCTACCCTTTTATAATGGCATTCCTCATCTAGGGTCACGGTTACAACTTGAGACTGAAAAGAATAAAAGAATGGCATGTGGTTGGAGTGTCTAACCCcgcccctgtctgtctcctccaatAGAatgcagtggtggtggtggaggctaCAGCAGGTAGGTGTCACCCGTCTCTGAATGAATGAGCGACTGTCTAGCTGTCACCACCGGTTACTGTTGGCAACCGCTGGTAGCAGTCGTTGTTCCACTAGCTTGATATTACTTgacccaatcaattgaattgttGAAAGATAAAATAATACGTATTTGTTTCTGCTTGAGTTGGTAATGAATGTGATGTGTGGTAAAAAGACATCGTAAATAACCCAATAGATTTGAACAGAATCGGGACAGTTGAATGTTGAATGGTGGGCTTAATAAACACTGATTTTAAAAAGAGTCTTATTTCCATATATTCTCACAGAAGCAGACCAAGCAGTTATCTTGGAGAATGGACAGGAAGAAGTAGAGGCTGAATCCGGTAAGGGGTTAACAATGTCACCTTCATCTCTCCTTACTCTGAATCAACTGAAATGGGTTCTAGTCCCAGAAGACACTACAGACTGTACTGGCCTTTGATGGTATTTGTATTACAAAGGCCATACGTTGTATTCATTCGTCAGTGGAagttcatacatgcatacagTATCTATGCATTTGAATGAGATGGAATACATAGAAATTGATGCTGATGAAGAATCTCATGTGTGAAGTTATCAGGGGAAAGCATAGAAATAAAATTTCTAGAACGGGAAAATTCCTTTAGACCACTGCTGTTTGGCTGCACCATGAtgggtctagtaattctatttctatggggcAAAGAGCACACAACACAAGCCAAGTCAGTGGAAATGTTCTGGTTGGTTAGATTCAGGGTCACAGGGATGGGCAACATGCCTTTGGCTTGGTGCTGAAATGTCACTCCTATCATTAGGACCTTCTGTCATGAGTCCAGAACAGCGTTGATTCTGGAAGCTGCTCTCTCTTCACTTCTTTTGGATTTCTAATATCACTCGTCCCATTGGCTGGCCTCTTTTCTTGTCTTTCTCCTTTACTCTCCATAACTTTCTCCAAGTTTCTACAAATGTTCCACTCTCCTGCTTCTTCCGTGCTCACTATTCTAGCTGGACTTTCCAGAGCTTGGTAAGATTAATGTGCATCCTTGCCAAGGGTCTTGCTGATAGAAGACTGGGAGGATGATTGAAACATTTCCTAACTATAATCTGTCTGTCTTGTCACAGTTTTAGGAACAGTTGAGGCAGCACTATTGGAACGAGCTGAGATCCTCAccaatgggagaggagagggggaggggcaagCTGCTACCCACAATGCATCAGAGGAGGGCGGACTGCACAACAGCACCAACGGTCCAGTGACAGTCGTCCCTGAAGATGGTGCCATTACCATGACGTTCCTGGGGCTCACGGAGGCGGAGCCAGGCGAGGCTCCGGTAATCGAGGAAGGAGGACTGATCATGATGCGAGCGGAGCGAGTGATTATCAATGACGAGCTGGCAAATGATCTTTCCTCTACGGGTCAGGAACAGGAAGTAGACTCAGCCGCGTCCAATCAGAGGTCAGAATCTCCTGAGGAAGGAGGAATTGAGGAGACGAAACCAGAGACAACTCCTGAAGAGTCCTCAGAAGTAGCAaaagagactgagacagaggcagacacagtaaccagaggTTTAGGAGAAGGACAGATGGACACCGTAACTAGAGATTTAGGAGAAGGACAGATGGACACAGTAACCGGAGATTTAGGAGAAGGACAGATGGACACAGTAATAGGAGATTTAGGAGAAGGACAGATGGACACAGTAATAGGAGATTTAGGAGAAAGACAGATGGAGGGTGTGGGAAACagtggtggagaggaagaggcGCAGCCAGTAGAGGAAGCTCCTGTGTCTGACTTGCAGGCCCCAGTTGATGGCGTTGTGGCTGCCGTTCCCGTCTACTCTGAGACCTTACTCACCCCCAGGCCCGACGCAGAGGGAGAGGCTGCAGGCGAGCCGGCAGAGGGCGATGTGGAAGTGAAGACTGAAGTGGAAGTCAAGGGGGAAGAGGAGGCCTCGGTGGCCCCAGAATCAGCCATCCTCCCTGGGGGCCAGTTCCTGGAGGTGTCCCTAGTGGAGCCCCGGACTgagccagagcaggagccccTGCTGTTCCCATCCAAGGCCCAGACCCTGGCCTTGGGGGAGCAGGCTCCAGCCACCCCAGAGACACTGACCGCTACCAggggagaggcggagggaggggTCGATGTGGCTCCCAAACGCAAGACCTGCCAGTGCTGCTCTGTCATGTGATCAATCATTTCgttcgctctctatctctctaccaaATTCTCCAATGCTTTCTCTGTGTAATACTACAAGAGGGACTTGAGTCTGCCTCTAACACTGTGAATGATGGGGGGTGGTAAGATGGTGTTATTACTGAAGTGCCTTGTGGATCTCCTTCCCTAAGGGTATAGCTCAGTTACCCATCCAGAGGAACCTGGGTTTTGTTCAGTAGGGCGAAGTGCTTTGAAATGAAAATTCAAAACCAGTGTTTTTCTTATTGGACCAGGTCCAGGTAGGCCCTCCCTGTTCgagtcagttttttttattttgatgaaCACAACCCTGATGAACACAACCCTGATGAACACAACCCTGATGAACACAACCCTGTCAGCCTTGCCTGTGTTACTGTTGGCTGGTACTGAGAATGAAAGACCAGTCTTGATCCATTATGCTGTATCTGTGTATCCACCCTACTATTCACACAGAACCTGCTTTAAACTGAACTGTGCAGGCTGTGATAGGAATTCTGTTTGGGGGGGCGCTTATGTGTGTTTTTAGTGAATTATTTTACAAGGGAAATGCTTATCGAAGGCCCTTATCTTATTTTGTCCAATGCAAGGCCTGAGGATTGAATCATGACCAGTACAGTAGGTATGTGTCAGAAAGGCCTGAGGGTTGAATCATGACCAGTACAGTAGGTATGTGTCAGAAAGGCCTGAGGGTTGAATCATGACCAGTACAGTAGGTATGTGTCAGAAAGGCCTGAGGGTTGAATCATGACCAGTACAGTAGGTATGTGTCAGAAAGGCCACATGCCCAGTACAGTAGGTATGTGTCACAAATGAAACCCTAGTCCTAACaaagtgctctactgttgaccagggtctatggtctctggttgaaagtaggtcactgactgtacaaaacattaggaacacctgctctttccatgacagactgaccaggtgaaagctatgatcccttattgatgtcacttgttaaatccacttgcacatggattgtgcatgtgtgccattgagGGTCAATGGGCAATCAACCTATTGAAATGCCTTTGCACAGGGTTTGGTAACaggtgtcaggcgcaccggtttcagtgttaagaactgcaacagCTTTCTGTGTGGATTAAGATAGGACCACCACTCAAAGGAagtccaaccaacttgacacaactgtgggaagcattggagtcaacatttcTGAATCTTATTTTGGTCCATTATCAATTGTTAAAGGGAAAGTATGTTTTTATATCTAAATTCTATGCATTTTATTTTCTCAGTGTATTTTCCATAGAATACAAACAGTGCTCTGACATGTATACAGCCACCATGAAATCAAGTGGGAGTGGGGGTTTATGTATATCTTTCTTTCATCAGGATACTTTTGAACTAATCAATAATGGTTTAGTGATTAAACTGACACTTGTGAAATATTATTtgatgtcctgtctcctgtctcaccATTTGTCAACATTGGACAATGAAAAACTACCGTGTTGCTCCATTCTAAGCTAAAACACACAGATTATGGAGTAACCTTTGACAGGAAGAGTCCAACACACAacggtgcatcccaaatggcaccccgctcccttcatagtgcactacccttgaCCAGGTCCCTTgggcactacctttgaccagggctcttgggcattagggtgccatttgggatgcaggcaacTTTTTCCCACACAGGCTTTTGCCACACCAGTGCTCTGAACATAGCAAAGGTCAATTGTATTTTATAAACTGTGTGGTTTGTGCCCTGGATGCTGATTGTCTgatagctgtggtatatcagaccgtatagcacgggtatgacaaaaccaGTCATTTGTTtccttggtaaccagtttataatagcaataagacacctcaggggtttgtggtatgtggccaatatatcatggcctgtatccaggcactccgtgttgattcgtgcataagaacagcctttagccgtggtatattggccaaatacCACACCCCTCTCGTGCCTTATTACTTAAGTATACTATACCAAAGCAATACTGTTTTTCTGTAGAAAAAAACTCTTACTAAGAAATGTATTAATTGAGAGAATATAAaaatggggcagcaggtagcctagtggttaagggcATTGGGGCAGTAACCAAAATATCACTGGTTCGAATAAGCACACAACTGTACATGAGATGAGCATTAAAAAAAAGCTTTTTTATTTTTGCAATCCTGGAATTTGCCATAGAAAAGAGTCCTTTTCCTGGCACTCTATAACTGTGCAACTTTCTGACATTTGAAGAACATTTCACCATAGCAGGACAGCAGAGCTTTGATTGGACCCCTCTATCCCAGCACCAGTgttctatacacacagacacatcaatGAAGTATAGACATACTGTTGATATAGAAATACAAGAGAAATATAGTGATACATGTTGTAGATAtgatagatatactgtagatatggtGTATAGATATAGTGAAACCTAGATACTGAAGCCATGTTCGCTCTATATGCCACAgctctcctctgcttcctgtcTTCGAGCCAATCAGCTCGTGCTGCTGCTCTAGGCTGTGAGGACCTCCTTAAGCCCATGGATCCACCACGACTAGACCAGCAGTTCTTGGGAAGATGGGCCCTCGTCGCAGACAGTGTGAGCCACCTCTGGTATTACTCAACCATGTTGGCTCTCAaggtagcaccctattccctacatggcaccctcttccctgtaTGTAGAGCACTGCTTTTGTCCGTGGTCTAATTTAAAgctttatatagggaatagggtgccattttggattaCATTGCATTTTACTTGTCATTCCCCATTATTCAT encodes:
- the LOC139401170 gene encoding paralemmin-3-like (The sequence of the model RefSeq protein was modified relative to this genomic sequence to represent the inferred CDS: added 45 bases not found in genome assembly), with the protein product MDEAEKYQQRLQAITEKRRLQEEQERAKREMEEERLRLQQLKRKSLRDQWLMDGPSSPTSSEPRSPLWGSQAQEMEQHIDKLQTESQRLAEEEEKLEQQMEDGRANAVVVVEATAEADQAVILENGQEEVEAESVLGTVEAALLERAEILTNGRGEGEGQAATHNASEEGGLHNSTNGPVTVVPEDGAITMTFLGLTEAEPGEAPVIEEGGLIMMRAERVIINDELANDLSSTGQEQEVDSAASNQRSESPEEGGIEETKPETTPEESSEVAKETETEADTVTRGLGEGQMDTVTRDLGEGQMDTVTGDLGEGQMDTVIGDLGEGQMDTVIGDLGERQMEGVGNSGGEEEAQPVEEAPVSDLQAPVDGVVAAVPVYSETLLTPRPDAEGEAAGEPAEGDVEVKTEVEVKGEEEASVAPESAILPGGQFLEVSLVEPRTEPEQEPLLFPSKAQTLALGEQAPATPETLTATRGEAEGGVDVAPKRKTCQCCSVM